The following DNA comes from Triplophysa dalaica isolate WHDGS20190420 chromosome 10, ASM1584641v1, whole genome shotgun sequence.
TGATttgagaccggtgcgcgcataGCTGGCGCTCTTTAACAAtaactcaccggtctcgaaccacggactcgccccgcctactccacaaCAATCAGTTTTGTGAATCTgtttaaaaactgcactttttCATGAGTTATTGCTTGTCCTCCTGCTGATGATGTACTGTatcttatttattacaaaaagaaaTGTTAGTTAATATATactgaatatgttttattaaacagttttttaaaggtcttatgaactgtgcttgtttattgttttatcctgttatatgaggtctacttatgacgttcgcgtGATTtctacattcaaaaacatcaaaatcaataagtacacattagcaccatttacagttttcgcacggccttaagatcacagacaacctctgcaattaatacaaatgactagaggtccacatccaggtaatactaatctcgtgcaaatagtgctcagggcacatcaagtgatctctaacaaagcatagtgatTTTGTCTATGTTTTTCCCACTTTAGATGGaaggtctttaaaaataaactttaccCCACATTCCTAATACCgtaatccgaaggaaggttgtGCAGCGACtctattcttccacaaccagggattgcacaatatttagctttctATAATGGCctatttgtttattgcttgcacGTTCCTCGCCACTTGTGGTACCTCAGTTCTGACATCCACGAACCAGtaggcggggctagagaagtagtcgttgatctTATTCTTTGGAGGTGGTGTTCGACCTATCAATGTCTTCATAGATAGATGCATTCCAGAACcttgggcctggtgtcaataacagatgtaatctcagtaacaagggccaTATCAGTTCTATCCCTTACATGATGTTCaggtgaatacgattcccttaTATATTCAATCATGCCTCCTTTAACAAAACACTAGTGATTAAGGGAAAACTTTGACAGTCACAAATATGAAGACAAATTTGTAAGAGTTTATAAGAGAGATATACagttgtgacattttattttgcactCAATAACAACCTGCCATAGCATTTATTATCTGTAAATCAGTGAATATCCTTTTTTCCCCGGAAAACAGACCCATCCTGCACTACACAGAGTTTAGCCCAAACCTCCTCCTTGCACCACCTGAAACTATTTTGCAAGTAGAAAATCATTCTTGGTTAGTTAACTAACACTTGTTGGTTACAACAAGCTCATAGATTTTTAATCCAAAAGCAAATTGAATGCACACTCCTTAACTCAatggccgtttctcaattccaagaaccCAAAGAACAGACTTACGATCTCGTGGAGACCTGCAGGCAACCTTGCAAAAATGAATTCGGATGGACGTGCCGCAAAGACTTTTGGGACTTGGTGGGTTTTGTGTGTGCAAGTACAATGCACAATGCATATGCATCCTTATAATATGAAGAACAAATGCTGGTACTTTCATGCGTTCTCAGGTGATTTCTGGTTAGAAAACATCTTAGGGATTTCAGAAAAGTCTTATGTGTTGTTCTAATGTGTTAGATAGATATCGAAATAAATTGCAGAAATCTGAACTGCAAAAAATGTCCCAGATTACTTGAATTCACcctaaatatctttgtgtgttGGTGTATATTAGTCATGGACACTTCTTTCTTCCactatttctttgtttttcccatacataatatgtttttttaaaataaccTCTAGTAGAACATccaatcattttatttctccagaatatttgaatttgttttgatgaCAACATattgatagatccaactatgagatatggcttgtaggtCTAACAGATCtgaactttgagtccagtttcactagatctctctccgtcaggaacaaattacacctggagatatcaactccgttgtgagtcaatcctttaacccaaccaccagggagatatagggatgaagggaagaacagcaggcaggagacgaagtgatgttaagtAATCAGAAGAATGATTCATTGAATACTCTGATGTCCGTTattgctcagtcaagctctgtcaaacttcgtctgactacagattcaatgtgttttaaccattcaagattacagtatcaaaacattgttttatgacattattatgaaccttgacatggagaccaatggatactcatatcaggATAAttcacaatacaactcccaacaAGGTTAAACAATaggaaagtaaggaacaaattaaacaaatagaagtgaataataaaataaatgaaggaatacatatgatagatttatattgtaataaatgagataaatgaaatagaataatcaaaatgaaataaatcaagaaacaagtgtatgtttctatccagatctatcaatATAATGCACTCAAATGGATCGAGACATGAcaatttcagcagaaaaagcaatacaatacataaataattcattCCTATGTACTTCAAGTTATGCTTTGTGCAATGTAaagaacatacattttattatgatCAGTTTTTGTGTTTCCGAATAATATGTTTGATAATAAAAATCTTTCCTGCCATGGTGTTTCAGCGGTTTCAGGATAAATACCCTCTTTGTAGCCTACTTGTGTTCATGAGTGTTGGAACCGGACTTTGACTTTTGATGATGATGTAGAGAGAATGCAAGATTGATAATGATCACATATTGAGAATCAACAAATGATCAGCACTCTATTGCAACGACCCCACCCTAACAGGCCATTATAAAAGAGCATGACTAAATGCAAAGGCAAACAATCCACCCCATCCAAATGCAAttgttatatataaaacaatagagAATAATCCTGCATGACAAGATTACAAATACTTGGAACAGAACACAACATgcgaaaaaacaataaaagattcATATCAGATACCATTCAATGTAACAGATGGATTACCTTGAAGGACTTCATCATCACCGTCTGCCTAATACAATTTTAACCAAATATTCTGTGTAAATTTCACCCAGTGGTTGGTTCTATCCCTCTTTGATCCTGCGCTGCCTTGCATAGATAAGATTATTTGGCTTTAGACTTTGGCGCAGGCCACCAGATTTTCAGGTTTGTTTGTCAGTTTCGGTTTCATTTCTTATGATTCGAGAGATCAGCTGTATATATAAGTGCATGAGCAAAGACCAAGCACTGCATCATTACTAACAGATCACTGAAAGAAGAAAACCTGTAAGGACTATCATGACATGGCAGAAAAATGGAACAATGCTATAAGGCAAAAGTCTACTGAGCTTCATGGACACACTTGGCATGTTGAATTTGATGACTCTATTACGCCAGATGGCACAGCTCCTGGATGGTACCAGTACATTTCTGGATCTTTCGCAGGGTAAGAACACagattaacaacaacaaaaaagaatgaTATTGAATACAAATCCTACAAGAGGATTTTGAcgacttaaaataaaaatgtagttctTAAAATTATTGCAGTTTCTTTTCCATGAAGCACAGATACTCATAAGAATGTAAAACTCAAATGCTAAAACGCAAAAGCAATAGcgaatgcataaatgcaaatgtttgtttCACTTCCATTTGTAGGTTCACCTGTTCTCAGTGTGATAGATACTGGGGGTCTAAAAAAGTGCAGGTGATCTTCCATTTCCACCTGAACTCAGCAAGTAACCAGGGAACCATTAAGGTGCGACGCATTAAACAGGAATGTAATAGTTGTGATGAAGCTCAGATGGAGGAACCAGACTTCCGGAGGAAAACGTCGATGTGCTGGTCGAGAGACTGGTTACAAAGATTCGTATGAGATGCTACAAGGAAGACCTGGGTGACACCAACAGGGCCTCAAAAGGTTATGACAAAATAGAAGGACCTCATGAAAGTTCGCATTGTGAAGCCTGTCATCTTGGCATCTGCGGTCAGGCCAAATGAAACTGATGTCGTTTTCTGTTAAGActtaaactatatttaaaaatgacatgttgTTTTTAGTGTATGTTTTGGGTTGAACTAAATTAGGGTGAAATAATACTGTCataacactgttttaaaaaaatgtaatgtaacataaacatattgtaaaacatgagattaattaaaatattttacctcCTGGACTGAAAATTATTCACTACATGTGAATGtctaaaatacattacagattttttccattattttcaATTTGGCCGATTGATCATATGGCCTCGGGGTTGTGCAAATACATTCTGTTCATAAGGAAAAATATATTGGTCAGTTTTAATAAGGTTTTCTTAATGTCAGGACTATTTTAGGGGTCTTGGACAGACTATAATCTTGGTCATTTAAAgtgtattcaaatatatttcaaacTGTTTCCAACAGAATATTCCGAAAACAAAGATTAAGTTTTTGGggaaaaatgtgaaatgtcatTTGTAAATTTTGAGCTGAACACTCATTCGTACAACCACCAGAGGGAGCCACCTCCAGAAAATTTAACTCCATTACCAAAAAGTTTCTTATGATATCATTTAGATCAATTTTTGATCATTCTGCCTAATCATTCTGTTTTTGGATTACTGTTTTGACCTTTTTGCATTGTCTATAGCTTATTAAAAATTAGTTATtggaaattaataaaaaagtgtcaGATCTTGAGCCTCTGAGGAAAACAAGCCCCCTTAAAAACGAACAACTTAGTAATGGCAAGCAAAGTTTTATGCCAAAGAGCTCCTCAATGTCACCTTTTTGAATGTGCATTCTGTTACTTTCCCAAAACAAAGATAATACATTAGTTATTATTAGATTCTGTGCTTCATTGATAAACTAATATTTGTTTAGTCTTAATGCAAATATAGCCCTGAATATGAAAATCAGCACGCTATACCACAGAAACCACCTGATGATTTGACTGAGGGTTTAAAGCATGCATATTGGGTTTTGCATGAAGCTTATGTTGCAATGAAATGTTAAGGTGCGAAGTTTCTGTCGGTTCAGGTTTGTGTAAGCAAATCAGTTTTGGTATATAGTTTGTGTGGATTCAAATGGACTGTCAGACCAGACATGATGAAACTGTGAGGTAAAAGATAAATTTTAGTTTGGAGTTGACTTTCTTAAGAcactaatggctggaatactGCATCCAATGCCACAGGTAATCCAtcgttttaaaatatttcctagttttttctattataataatttactttaaCTCTGCAGTGTttgaaatactttattttattataataattttttttcttttaaaattataaCTCTTATATATATTAGTAGTAAAAAAGACCAGGCTTATATAGTTTTATCAATTTAATGGATATATGGTGGTGGTGTTGAGGGTTAAATAAACTTATAGGGAAGAATTGACACAGAACTTGTATAGTTGTTACTTTTACAGATCACCACTGTGTTAATAAGCAATGGAATCAACAAGCATCTAAATCAAACTGATTTATTGAAGCATATTTTGTGACTCTTGACGTTATTATTATAGGCTGTTCAAGCGTTCCAGTTTATGATCTTCTGTCTCATCACACAGTGTAAGatgaaattacttttgtttttgcaaatacaaGTGTGAATTTCAAGTCTAGAGACTGttggtcctttattatattattattttacttttattattataattttcattattttcagtattatttataacaacaatattattatatagCTTATGATACCTTCGTTGTTTGTTTTAGCTAGTACAcctttattgttattattattaataataatataaataataataaaaactgtataaTTATATAGCTTATTGTACCTTGATTGTCTGTTTTCAAATATTCTGTGTATAGCTGCATTtcaaacaatggaaattgtaaaaagagctttagaaataaatgtaacttataatatcaatattttaagaCAATGCTTTACCATAGTTTGATAATGTCCCACTACCAATCGTCTCATGTCCTTAAAGTAACAAACAATTCTTAACTCACTTTGTCCATCAACAGGTTATTGCACACAGACATATTGACAATGCAATAGATAAGCTTATAATTGTTATTTGCACCTGATATTATGACGTTGATGTTAATTTTAATGTTAAGTGTTCTTCCAGCTTTATTAATAGAATCAGCAGAGACTGTTAACTGCTCCGAACCCACTACAGACTCACTTTTAAGTGCACTGAAGGAAAGCATCTTTGACAGAACTGAAATAAGGCCAGTTTTTAACTTGAGCACTCCAACCAACATCAATCTTAGTTTCATTCTTTATGGCATTTTAGACGTGGTAAGTTACATTCATTCTAATTCTTTCCAACAATAACTATGACCATTATGGCACGCATCATTAACATGAATTACACACTGGAGATTGCTCAAAGAGTTTAAACTAAGATAAACCATAGTGACATGAACATCTTGAGCTTTCAGAAGCATCCTCATTGGGTCtatatcaaaaaataaaaattattaaaaacaactttttttttcttatattttcttcaCTTATTCTTTTACTATAATAGTCAAGTCATCAAAACTTTATGAGAACACAAATGTAACTAACGAATTATGTTAAATATGACAATTTTTTCCCAAAATGACTAAAAGGTATGATATATTTCTGCATCTTTAAAGTAGCCTgctttttctttaatgtttttttccttcttatatcttatttaaaacatgtcaaaataatttCAGTCAGGACACACTTTAAATGAGagtgttatttttattcaaacttGTACTTGGATGTCACTTGTTTTCTGGACAATTTGTGACTTTTTTAGGATGAAAAAGCACAGAAGCTAAACACATTCCTCTGGGTGGATATAGTAAGTCCTActgaaaacttttttaaataagtattaTTCAGTACATATACTTTGATCATGTGTTTTGACCAGGCAATAATCTAAATGAAAACCATTAGTAATAAAATTGTTGTTTGTAGTCATGGCAGATTGAAGGGTTAAGCTGGGATCCTGTTGAATGTGGAACAGACAGAATCTCGCTGCCAAGAGAGGAACTGTGGATGCCTGATGTTGTCATTAATCAATTGTGAGTTACTGTATGAATAACTGGACCTGTGCCTCAATTTAATGTTTACATAGTGTGGACACATTTTCTATCTTATAAAACCCTAAATATTAGTCccttatatgtatttttatttaaacagctgTTGTTAATGTACACAACACCACcagttttatcatattttttttaattttcacattaCATATGATCACACAAGggatggacaacaaaaccagtcttattttttgaaatttacatttttacatcatctgaaagctaaataattaagctttctattgatgtatgggttgttaaggataggacaatatacggcagagatacaaccgtttataactgtggaatctgagggtgcaagaAATCGAAACATTGAGAAAaccgcctttaaagttgttagcaggccatccactcaatatatttagggtaggaaatttacaaaaaatgtcttaatggcatcaaaatatctttcctTAATATCcgaatgatttttggcataaaagaaaaatcgataattttatCACGTACAATGTGTCACACTGTTTTACACACATACAATGTTACAATACTAAAAATGCTCCA
Coding sequences within:
- the LOC130430434 gene encoding LOW QUALITY PROTEIN: receptor-transporting protein 3-like (The sequence of the model RefSeq protein was modified relative to this genomic sequence to represent the inferred CDS: inserted 1 base in 1 codon), translating into MAEKWNNAIRQKSTELHGHTWHVEFDDSITPDGTAPGWYQYISGSFAGFTCSQCDRYWGSKKVQVIFHFHLNSASNQGTIKVRRIKQECNSCDEAQMEEPDFRXENVDVLVERLVTKIRMRCYKEDLGDTNRASKGYDKIEGPHESSHCEACHLGICGQAK